One segment of Oligoflexus sp. DNA contains the following:
- a CDS encoding hydrogenase maturation protease: MEKDPFLIIALGHEYRRDDGFGAHVLRNLLKEAEVSCEAVFHAGDVSDLLERWNHRRVIVIDASESQGAPGRLHILKPLLASCLVPEGTVSSHGLGLAKTIELGKVLGKSPRELIVLTVEGQDFGSGPGLSSEVRGAVDEALSQLKKLVIGMETVHA, translated from the coding sequence ATGGAAAAAGATCCCTTCCTGATCATAGCGCTTGGTCATGAATATCGTAGAGATGACGGTTTCGGAGCCCATGTTTTACGGAATCTGCTCAAAGAAGCTGAGGTTTCCTGCGAGGCCGTGTTCCACGCCGGGGATGTATCGGATCTTTTGGAGCGATGGAATCATCGCAGGGTGATTGTCATTGACGCCTCGGAATCACAAGGCGCTCCAGGTCGTCTGCATATACTGAAGCCCTTGCTTGCCTCCTGTCTTGTGCCGGAAGGCACAGTATCTTCCCATGGACTCGGGCTGGCGAAAACCATCGAACTCGGGAAAGTCCTGGGGAAATCGCCACGGGAGCTGATCGTGCTGACGGTCGAAGGTCAGGATTTCGGCTCGGGACCGGGTCTTTCCAGCGAGGTCAGGGGCGCGGTGGACGAGGCTTTGTCACAGCTTAAAAAACTTGTCATCGGCATGGAGACGGTTCATGCATGA
- a CDS encoding Ni/Fe hydrogenase subunit alpha, translating to MNPHDPEQAAEKTSTRVVKVGAMTRVEGEGSLLIQTEGDRVKNVDLHIFEPPRFFEAFLRGRAVHETPDITSRICGICPVAYQMSAVHAIESGLGVVMPDAIRRLRRLLYCGEWIESHVLHIYLLHAPDFLGLPDAISLGKTQRQRLETGLRLKKLGNRIMALLGGREIHPINVKVGGFYKIPPRESFRELSDELFWGIEAAKDTLSWVSGFTFPEFAMDTEYVALQNPGEYPMNEGNIASSRGLRIETRAFEDHFEEYQAPQSTALHARRRGHGSYLTGPIARFLLNFAALPPPVQKLAQESGIPLPCYNPYRSIQIRALEVIYACQEAQRLIQDYEDGQRSSVELQVHAGSGCAATEAPRGLLYHRYEWDGEGSILAARIVPPTSQNQSRMEEDLGTLVAGHLSLPDDELAAHCERFVRNFDPCISCATHFLKLTRERV from the coding sequence CGTGGTGAAGGTTGGAGCCATGACGCGTGTTGAAGGCGAAGGCTCGCTTCTTATTCAGACGGAAGGCGATCGGGTCAAAAACGTTGACCTCCATATCTTCGAGCCGCCTCGTTTTTTTGAGGCGTTCCTCCGTGGGCGTGCTGTCCATGAAACTCCTGATATCACATCCCGTATCTGCGGGATTTGTCCGGTGGCCTATCAGATGAGTGCGGTGCATGCGATTGAAAGCGGGCTAGGCGTCGTCATGCCTGATGCGATTCGCCGGCTGCGACGCCTTCTTTATTGCGGTGAATGGATCGAAAGCCATGTCCTTCATATCTACCTTCTGCATGCCCCTGATTTCCTCGGCTTGCCCGATGCCATAAGCCTGGGTAAAACGCAGCGCCAGCGGCTGGAGACGGGTCTGAGGCTGAAAAAACTGGGCAATCGGATCATGGCGCTGTTAGGAGGCCGGGAGATTCATCCCATCAATGTCAAGGTCGGAGGATTCTATAAGATCCCGCCGCGGGAAAGCTTTCGGGAGTTGAGTGACGAACTCTTCTGGGGCATAGAAGCGGCCAAGGATACACTCAGCTGGGTGTCCGGCTTTACCTTTCCAGAATTCGCAATGGATACCGAGTACGTGGCTCTGCAAAACCCAGGGGAATATCCCATGAACGAGGGGAATATTGCGTCCTCGCGTGGCCTGCGCATCGAGACCCGCGCGTTTGAAGATCATTTTGAAGAGTATCAGGCCCCGCAGTCGACAGCCTTGCATGCAAGAAGGCGAGGGCATGGCTCGTATCTCACAGGGCCGATAGCCCGCTTCTTGCTGAATTTCGCAGCTCTGCCGCCCCCGGTGCAAAAGCTCGCCCAGGAAAGCGGCATCCCTTTACCCTGTTACAATCCCTATCGCAGCATTCAGATTCGCGCGCTGGAGGTCATCTATGCCTGTCAGGAGGCGCAGCGCCTCATACAGGATTACGAAGATGGCCAGAGATCGTCGGTGGAACTGCAGGTTCATGCCGGAAGCGGCTGTGCAGCGACAGAAGCCCCGCGTGGGCTCCTTTATCATCGCTATGAATGGGATGGCGAGGGCTCGATCCTGGCCGCACGAATCGTGCCGCCGACCAGCCAAAATCAGAGCCGGATGGAAGAAGACCTTGGCACTCTGGTGGCAGGTCACCTGTCCCTTCCCGATGACGAACTCGCTGCGCACTGCGAGCGTTTCGTTCGCAACTTTGATCCGTGCATTTCCTGCGCCACTCATTTTCTTAAACTCACGCGGGAAAGGGTATAG
- a CDS encoding hydrogenase/urease maturation nickel metallochaperone HypA, giving the protein MHESGVMKDMMASIQKLRADNRLMKVTRITVRIGALSPFSVDHFREHFFEAAAGSPIEQATLVVETSDDIGADDAQSIVLEEIEGECAG; this is encoded by the coding sequence ATGCATGAAAGCGGAGTTATGAAGGATATGATGGCCTCCATTCAAAAACTCAGGGCGGATAACCGACTCATGAAAGTCACGCGGATCACGGTTCGGATCGGCGCTCTCAGTCCTTTTTCCGTGGATCATTTCCGGGAACATTTTTTCGAGGCTGCCGCAGGAAGTCCGATCGAGCAGGCGACGCTTGTCGTGGAAACTTCGGATGACATCGGGGCTGATGATGCGCAGTCCATAGTTTTGGAAGAGATTGAAGGTGAATGTGCCGGCTGA
- a CDS encoding copper ion binding protein, with the protein MPVAAHAPFKRAPWASCVHRIERSVRKLEEVTDVTVNLALESAHVVTRESTALPKVLAAIEKAGYEVEKGKLEVSIEGMTCASCVQRIEKALAKVNGVTRATVNLATERAAIEFTQGMASESALLQAIEKAGYKAKTIGTEEKPADADERKSAAFKNERPAAG; encoded by the coding sequence CTGCCCGTTGCAGCCCATGCTCCATTCAAGAGAGCCCCTTGGGCGTCCTGCGTCCACCGCATCGAGCGCTCGGTAAGAAAGCTCGAAGAGGTCACGGATGTCACCGTCAACCTCGCTTTGGAATCCGCTCATGTGGTGACTCGCGAGAGCACAGCCTTACCCAAGGTCCTGGCCGCCATTGAAAAGGCAGGCTACGAGGTGGAAAAGGGCAAACTCGAAGTCAGCATCGAAGGCATGACCTGCGCCTCCTGTGTGCAGCGCATCGAAAAAGCGCTGGCCAAGGTCAACGGGGTGACTCGTGCGACCGTGAACCTGGCCACCGAAAGAGCGGCCATCGAATTCACGCAAGGCATGGCAAGCGAGTCGGCTTTGCTTCAAGCCATCGAGAAGGCCGGGTACAAAGCTAAAACAATCGGCACGGAAGAAAAACCTGCTGACGCGGACGAACGTAAAAGCGCAGCTTTCAAGAACGAGCGTCCCGCCGCTGGATGA
- the hypF gene encoding carbamoyltransferase HypF: MNVPAEKMQLRLEIHGLVQGVGFRPFVYRMAQAHDVKGWVQNTGDGLVIEATGDADRLHQFIARLTSEKPHGARIDSLDVLEGEGAQREDFVILESRVTRVSTDFPLDVAICEECRRELSSPGNRRFQYPFITCTYCGPRFTILRALPFDRQNTSMAKFALCSECAEEYSDPENRRFHAQTISCPDCGPQLKLLMVDGGVRGWNQDALRQAASLLREGGVLALKGIGGYHIAVDATNERAIQNLRQRKRRPEKPLAVMFADLQRLHDFAQPTEAECQCLLSPASPIVLLKQHPQRRLAPGVGQGAPLLGAMLSHSPLHLLLCEACEFPLVMTSGNTSGGPVIIQDDDAFRKLGPLVDAVLTHDRDILHHADDSVVRVWDRQRTVLRLGRGLAPYVIPCAAPSGILALGGHQKNSFALTNQNKLFISQDMGTLDAYQNLQRLDAEIRSWFDLMKLQPACALHDQHPDYGSTRLATRIHRKAPGIPHHEAHVMAFYMEQQSMEAGLALAWDGWGLGAEGELWGGEFYDVKPREGKAWLRRMGSLLPFILAGADRAAREPWRCALGVAHALFGERADRKLEHYGAAACLRQKGADIVLSLLQKGQSSAQCSSVGRIFDAVASLLNIKQVCTFEAQAPMLLEGQVEEGHVFDPYPLIIQRRDARS, from the coding sequence GTGAATGTGCCGGCTGAAAAAATGCAGCTGAGACTGGAGATCCACGGCCTCGTGCAGGGGGTGGGCTTTCGACCTTTTGTCTATCGTATGGCTCAGGCCCATGATGTGAAGGGATGGGTGCAGAATACCGGCGATGGCCTTGTGATCGAAGCCACGGGTGATGCCGATAGGCTGCATCAATTTATTGCAAGGCTCACAAGCGAAAAACCCCACGGGGCGCGGATCGATTCGCTGGACGTTTTGGAAGGGGAGGGGGCGCAGCGGGAGGATTTCGTAATCCTGGAAAGTCGTGTCACTCGCGTAAGCACGGATTTTCCCCTGGATGTCGCCATCTGTGAAGAGTGCCGTCGGGAACTGTCCTCGCCGGGGAATCGTAGGTTTCAGTATCCTTTCATCACCTGCACATACTGTGGTCCCCGCTTCACCATCCTTCGCGCCTTGCCCTTCGATCGGCAGAACACCAGCATGGCGAAGTTCGCGCTCTGTTCGGAATGCGCAGAGGAATATTCAGATCCAGAAAATCGACGCTTTCATGCGCAGACAATATCCTGCCCCGACTGTGGTCCCCAGCTTAAACTTCTGATGGTTGATGGAGGAGTCAGGGGATGGAATCAAGATGCTCTCAGACAGGCGGCCTCGCTTTTGCGAGAAGGCGGGGTGCTGGCTCTCAAGGGAATCGGCGGCTATCACATTGCGGTGGATGCCACCAACGAACGAGCGATCCAAAATCTTCGGCAAAGAAAAAGGCGGCCTGAAAAACCTTTGGCGGTGATGTTCGCGGACCTTCAACGGCTCCACGATTTTGCGCAACCCACCGAAGCCGAGTGCCAGTGTCTTCTAAGCCCTGCTTCCCCCATCGTCCTTTTAAAACAGCATCCCCAAAGGCGGCTCGCCCCCGGCGTCGGTCAAGGAGCACCGCTTCTGGGCGCCATGCTTTCCCATAGCCCTTTGCATCTTTTGCTATGTGAAGCCTGTGAGTTTCCTCTGGTGATGACCAGCGGAAATACCTCAGGTGGTCCCGTCATCATTCAGGATGACGATGCCTTCCGAAAGCTTGGACCTTTGGTGGATGCCGTGCTCACGCATGATCGGGATATTCTGCATCACGCCGATGATTCAGTTGTGCGAGTCTGGGATCGGCAACGTACGGTCCTGCGTTTAGGGCGCGGTCTTGCGCCTTATGTCATTCCCTGTGCAGCACCATCAGGAATTTTGGCTCTGGGCGGGCATCAGAAGAATAGTTTTGCGCTGACCAATCAGAATAAGCTTTTTATCAGCCAGGATATGGGCACGCTGGATGCCTATCAGAATCTTCAACGATTGGACGCCGAGATCCGTTCCTGGTTCGATCTTATGAAACTGCAGCCTGCTTGCGCTCTGCATGATCAGCATCCTGACTATGGCTCCACTCGCCTCGCCACGCGCATCCATCGAAAGGCGCCGGGGATTCCGCACCATGAGGCCCACGTCATGGCCTTCTATATGGAACAGCAGTCCATGGAGGCAGGTCTTGCGCTCGCCTGGGATGGATGGGGCCTTGGTGCCGAGGGTGAGTTATGGGGCGGGGAATTCTACGATGTAAAGCCTCGCGAAGGAAAAGCCTGGCTTCGGCGTATGGGGTCTCTTCTGCCCTTTATCCTCGCCGGCGCAGACAGGGCGGCCCGTGAACCCTGGCGCTGTGCTCTGGGAGTCGCCCATGCGTTGTTTGGTGAGCGGGCTGATAGAAAACTTGAGCACTACGGAGCGGCCGCCTGTTTAAGGCAAAAGGGAGCGGACATCGTACTTTCCCTTCTGCAGAAAGGCCAGTCGTCTGCACAGTGCAGCAGTGTGGGGCGAATTTTCGATGCGGTCGCTTCGCTTTTGAATATCAAGCAGGTCTGCACGTTTGAAGCTCAGGCGCCCATGCTGCTGGAAGGTCAGGTCGAGGAGGGCCATGTGTTTGATCCCTATCCCCTGATCATCCAGCGGCGGGACGCTCGTTCTTGA